In bacterium, one genomic interval encodes:
- a CDS encoding T9SS type A sorting domain-containing protein translates to ILTFYAVDGRKIESFALDETGSDFSWNASTLPSGVYFARLSCGGNTVTRKAVLTR, encoded by the coding sequence AATATTGACCTTCTATGCCGTCGACGGCCGCAAGATTGAGTCTTTTGCACTCGACGAAACCGGGTCCGATTTCTCATGGAATGCATCGACGCTTCCCTCAGGCGTGTACTTTGCCAGATTATCTTGCGGGGGCAATACCGTTACTCGTAAAGCTGTATTGACAAGATAA
- a CDS encoding PQQ-like beta-propeller repeat protein — MVKFGRFFALLSILSGVMFISCSKQGAPAIPTMIFAPSSGTKGLAYSISVSSTDPDGDSIRIIADWGDDIADTSAFLGSGDTIEMPHSWAFADTFSIRLKALDATGSESDWSDAHTITISIGGNAAPQAPGITGPSSGSVENEYLFISSAIDPDEDSVSVILYWGDGTNSGWSSFVHSQQGIEFFHTFIAPDTYYITAKAKDCRMAESALSDSFPIIISEAGEDRLIWSYETGGNVYSSASIGNDGTIYAGSEDSYLYALDPEGNFKWKIKTDGIVYTPAIDIQGTIYVVSTGLYAVNPNGSLKWHYSTGMYEFAAPAIGEDGSIYFGSCDGSLYAINPDGTKKWTYATGRQVNTPSVGSDGTIYVGSKDSCLYAINPAGTLKWKYKTDGWVTSSPAIGSDGTLYFGSNDGYLYALNSSGSLKWSYKTGSAIGASPAIGPDGTIYVDSKDRYLYAITSAGALKWKYYVYCQYSSPCVGSDGYVYVGASDYYLYAIKTEDGTLGWRYQTGGGIDFSSPIIGPDGTIYVGSNDYKLYAIKGTGQLASSAWPMFGHDLKHTGRAGGG; from the coding sequence ATGGTAAAGTTTGGACGTTTTTTCGCTCTTTTATCCATATTATCTGGCGTCATGTTCATAAGCTGCAGTAAACAAGGCGCTCCTGCGATTCCAACCATGATATTCGCCCCTTCGAGCGGCACGAAGGGGCTTGCATACTCGATATCGGTTTCCTCGACAGATCCAGATGGCGACAGTATCCGGATCATAGCCGATTGGGGAGACGATATTGCTGATACAAGCGCCTTCTTAGGAAGCGGCGACACGATAGAGATGCCTCATAGTTGGGCATTTGCCGACACTTTTTCCATACGATTAAAAGCTCTTGACGCAACCGGATCGGAATCAGACTGGTCGGATGCTCATACAATCACAATTTCAATCGGCGGTAATGCTGCCCCCCAGGCGCCGGGGATTACGGGACCGTCGTCTGGAAGTGTCGAAAATGAATATTTGTTTATTTCCTCGGCGATAGATCCTGACGAGGACAGCGTCTCTGTTATCCTCTATTGGGGCGACGGGACTAACTCTGGCTGGAGTTCGTTTGTACATAGTCAGCAGGGTATAGAATTCTTTCACACCTTCATCGCACCCGACACCTACTATATTACCGCAAAGGCAAAGGACTGCCGCATGGCGGAGTCAGCATTGTCGGATAGTTTTCCCATTATCATCTCCGAAGCCGGAGAGGACCGTTTGATCTGGAGTTATGAGACAGGCGGCAATGTCTACTCCTCTGCGAGCATCGGTAACGACGGCACTATCTATGCAGGATCCGAAGATTCATACCTCTATGCCTTAGATCCAGAAGGGAATTTCAAATGGAAGATAAAGACTGACGGCATAGTATACACCCCTGCCATAGATATACAGGGCACCATTTATGTGGTCTCTACCGGACTTTATGCTGTCAATCCCAACGGTTCCCTGAAATGGCATTACTCAACCGGAATGTACGAATTCGCTGCGCCTGCTATAGGAGAGGACGGAAGCATATATTTTGGCTCATGTGACGGTTCTCTTTATGCAATTAATCCCGACGGCACGAAGAAGTGGACTTATGCAACAGGAAGGCAGGTTAATACGCCTTCAGTAGGTTCTGACGGTACAATCTATGTCGGATCTAAGGACAGTTGTCTTTATGCGATAAACCCTGCAGGTACCTTGAAATGGAAGTACAAGACAGACGGATGGGTAACCTCTTCTCCTGCGATAGGTTCGGACGGGACGTTGTATTTCGGTTCGAATGACGGCTATCTTTACGCTCTCAACTCCTCGGGAAGTCTTAAATGGAGCTATAAGACAGGCTCTGCTATCGGGGCTTCCCCGGCTATAGGTCCGGACGGAACAATCTACGTTGATTCCAAGGATCGTTACCTTTACGCCATTACCTCCGCCGGCGCTCTAAAATGGAAGTATTACGTATACTGTCAGTATAGCTCTCCGTGCGTGGGATCGGACGGCTACGTTTATGTCGGCGCTTCTGATTACTATCTTTACGCTATCAAGACGGAAGATGGAACCCTTGGATGGAGGTATCAGACAGGCGGAGGAATAGATTTTTCGTCCCCCATCATAGGTCCGGATGGAACAATCTATGTAGGTTCGAACGACTACAAGCTCTATGCTATAAAGGGTACAGGCCAGCTCGCTTCGAGCGCGTGGCCGATGTTCGGTCACGACCTTAAGCATACCGGACGCGCTGGTGGAGGCTGA
- a CDS encoding 2-oxo acid dehydrogenase subunit E2: protein MNKSKTKDGFHFQRFGENRSLILETTVAASWRHNQPCLMELDVTKAREAIHRIRREKAEGISFLSWLMTCIGKACSEYPQVHAWRYGARKTVTFDDVDIGTYVERKVGGVSIPVPMVIRKTNAKSSEEIFKEIHSAQTQTVDTEGHFLGSDDGADRIARISRRLPRFLRMLIWRRLMHDGFMAKRIIGTVGVTAMGMVARGTAWPIPSGLRTLSFAVGPLSRKPAFIKDKVVPREFLCLTAVFDHDIVDGLPAARFLARLAKLIEGAYGLEKL from the coding sequence ATGAATAAATCGAAGACAAAAGATGGATTTCACTTTCAGCGGTTCGGAGAGAACCGTTCTCTGATACTCGAAACTACGGTAGCCGCAAGCTGGAGGCACAACCAGCCCTGTTTGATGGAGCTGGACGTAACTAAAGCGCGTGAAGCCATACACCGCATTCGGCGGGAAAAGGCCGAGGGCATAAGCTTTCTTTCCTGGCTCATGACTTGCATAGGCAAGGCCTGCTCGGAGTATCCACAAGTTCACGCTTGGAGATACGGGGCGAGAAAGACGGTTACTTTTGACGACGTCGATATAGGAACCTACGTGGAACGCAAAGTCGGTGGCGTTTCCATCCCCGTCCCCATGGTAATAAGAAAAACCAACGCGAAGAGTTCTGAGGAGATATTCAAGGAGATACATAGTGCACAGACTCAAACGGTGGACACCGAGGGGCATTTCCTTGGTTCCGATGATGGGGCCGATCGCATAGCCCGTATATCGCGCCGTCTCCCGCGATTTTTAAGAATGCTCATCTGGAGGAGGTTGATGCATGACGGTTTCATGGCTAAACGCATAATTGGAACCGTAGGTGTTACGGCGATGGGGATGGTAGCTAGGGGAACCGCGTGGCCTATACCTTCGGGGCTGCGCACCTTGAGTTTTGCTGTGGGACCGCTTTCACGCAAGCCCGCATTTATCAAAGACAAGGTTGTACCCAGGGAGTTTCTTTGTCTGACTGCCGTTTTCGACCACGACATCGTCGACGGTTTGCCTGCGGCAAGGTTCCTGGCAAGACTCGCAAAACTAATAGAAGGTGCTTATGGTCTCGAAAAACTTTGA
- a CDS encoding major facilitator superfamily domain-containing protein 7, whose product MLLKEVLVTESKIKVYGYRWLVLAVFMLVAVLNQLLWITFAPITGAAASFYGTTDLVIGLLSMVFMVVYIIIALPSAWVIDTWGFRAAVSIGGVLTALGALGRGIFAENFTIVFISQVVIAFGQPFILGSITKLAARWFSLEERGTASGLGTLSMYLGILLGMILTPVLTISYTMKGMLLVYGIAAALVVALFIILAREHPPTIPCPEGHNDRALMFDGLKSMLRNRNFILLLIIFFIGLGMFNGVTSWIEVIVRPRGFSISQAGMAGGLMLVGGVVGALVIPLISDKIRRRKPFIIMALAGLLPGLAGITFAQSYWLLLLSGFIFGFFLLSSGPIGFQYGAEITHPAPEGTSNSLLLVMGQISGIVFIFLMDALKSPQGSMTISLLGLIGLMILCVILSFFLRESPVHDATRR is encoded by the coding sequence ATGCTTCTAAAGGAGGTTTTGGTGACCGAGTCCAAAATAAAGGTCTACGGCTACCGCTGGTTAGTCCTCGCGGTCTTCATGCTCGTCGCTGTGCTCAATCAACTTCTCTGGATAACGTTTGCGCCCATCACTGGTGCTGCCGCGTCCTTCTACGGAACGACCGATCTCGTGATTGGTCTTCTCTCAATGGTCTTCATGGTCGTCTACATCATCATCGCGCTGCCTTCGGCATGGGTCATAGACACCTGGGGATTCCGCGCGGCCGTAAGCATCGGCGGCGTTCTCACCGCGCTGGGCGCACTCGGGCGGGGGATATTTGCTGAAAATTTCACAATAGTGTTCATCTCTCAGGTAGTAATCGCATTCGGTCAGCCCTTCATTTTGGGTTCCATCACGAAGCTTGCCGCTAGGTGGTTTTCTCTTGAGGAACGGGGGACGGCGTCCGGTCTCGGCACCCTTTCGATGTATCTCGGAATCCTTTTGGGCATGATTCTTACACCTGTCCTTACCATCTCCTACACAATGAAGGGGATGCTCCTCGTTTACGGGATTGCGGCCGCATTGGTGGTAGCGCTTTTCATTATCCTAGCGCGCGAACACCCTCCTACAATTCCCTGCCCCGAGGGTCACAACGATCGAGCGCTGATGTTCGACGGGCTTAAAAGCATGCTGCGCAACCGTAACTTTATCCTTCTCCTCATCATCTTTTTCATTGGACTCGGGATGTTCAACGGCGTAACGTCATGGATAGAAGTCATCGTGCGGCCTCGAGGTTTTTCCATCTCCCAGGCCGGAATGGCAGGCGGCCTCATGCTGGTAGGCGGTGTAGTAGGAGCTCTTGTTATCCCCTTGATATCAGACAAGATTCGCAGACGCAAGCCATTCATCATAATGGCTCTGGCGGGTCTTCTCCCGGGACTGGCCGGCATCACCTTTGCTCAGAGTTACTGGCTTCTCCTTCTCTCCGGGTTCATCTTCGGATTCTTCCTTTTGAGTTCCGGACCGATAGGCTTTCAATACGGCGCTGAGATAACGCACCCTGCACCGGAGGGCACGTCGAACAGCCTGCTTCTGGTGATGGGCCAGATATCCGGCATAGTCTTCATATTCCTGATGGACGCGCTCAAATCGCCTCAAGGCTCGATGACGATCTCGCTTCTCGGTCTCATCGGTCTAATGATACTCTGCGTCATACTTTCCTTCTTCCTTCGCGAATCGCCCGTTCACGACGCTACAAGAAGATAA
- a CDS encoding DUF3788 family protein: MGTGLFTNKGHKPSREQIMQSLGRASGLWDELLSFIKRSYQIEGEFKYYGVKTGWAYRVHKAGKALIMLFFETSGLMAQIVLNPAQTEKALLSGLSPQTTAMLKGAKAYHDGRWLFINLKTDKELEDLKKLLLVKRKPVGK; the protein is encoded by the coding sequence ATGGGAACGGGCCTTTTTACAAACAAGGGGCATAAGCCGTCCAGAGAACAAATCATGCAATCTCTGGGACGTGCATCCGGATTGTGGGATGAACTTCTCTCTTTTATCAAGAGGAGTTACCAAATCGAAGGCGAGTTCAAATACTACGGGGTAAAGACGGGCTGGGCGTACAGGGTCCACAAGGCCGGAAAAGCCCTTATCATGCTTTTCTTCGAGACTAGCGGGCTTATGGCGCAAATCGTTTTGAATCCTGCACAAACCGAGAAAGCCCTTCTTTCGGGTCTCAGCCCTCAAACGACCGCAATGCTCAAGGGTGCGAAAGCCTACCACGATGGACGTTGGCTCTTCATCAACCTCAAAACCGACAAAGAGCTTGAAGACTTAAAGAAACTCCTTTTGGTTAAGAGAAAACCGGTCGGAAAGTAA
- a CDS encoding MGMT family protein produces MNEQIFTQRVIELIKRIPCGKVATYGQIATMAGDPYGARQVVRVLHTCTAKAGLPWHRVINSKGTISLTGQGYLEQRSLLEGEGVHFDSDSKIDFDRFLWKP; encoded by the coding sequence ATGAATGAACAAATCTTTACCCAGCGAGTAATCGAATTGATCAAAAGAATACCTTGCGGCAAGGTGGCGACGTACGGCCAGATAGCGACAATGGCTGGTGACCCTTACGGTGCAAGACAGGTCGTGAGGGTTCTCCATACATGCACCGCTAAGGCCGGCCTGCCCTGGCACCGGGTCATCAACTCCAAGGGCACCATCTCCCTGACAGGTCAGGGTTACCTCGAGCAGCGCTCGCTCCTCGAGGGGGAGGGTGTGCACTTCGACTCCGACTCGAAGATTGACTTCGACCGCTTCCTCTGGAAGCCGTAA
- a CDS encoding AAA domain-containing protein — protein MKEEKKTRLSTGSESDRVLLRRLREARERLDKEFGKIIVGQKTVVERILISLLCEGHSLLIGVPGLAKTLIVNTLARVLGLSFNRIQFTPDLMPADITGTEILQEEKRTGKRSMKFLPGPVFANILLADEINRTPPKTQAALLQAMQERKVTVGGVTYPMDLPFTVLATQNPIEQEGTYPLPEAQLDRFMFSIQVDYPAQEEEEEIVKETTSAYLPELGEVVSKEDILAFQGLLRRVPVSDALIKDAVALVAKTRPNKGNKLDYINSYVSWGAGPRASQYLILGSKARAILRGELTPGDEDLKAMAHPVLRHRIVTSFAAEADGVTTDDLVSKLLVEK, from the coding sequence ATGAAAGAAGAAAAAAAAACGCGTTTATCCACAGGATCTGAATCCGATCGCGTTCTTTTACGACGTTTACGTGAAGCAAGAGAACGTCTGGATAAAGAATTCGGAAAGATTATTGTCGGACAAAAAACCGTTGTAGAGAGAATACTAATATCTCTCCTGTGTGAAGGCCACAGTCTTCTTATTGGAGTGCCTGGTCTTGCTAAAACCCTTATAGTCAATACCTTGGCAAGGGTGCTAGGTTTAAGTTTTAACAGAATTCAGTTTACACCTGATCTAATGCCCGCCGATATCACTGGAACAGAGATACTCCAGGAGGAAAAACGAACCGGAAAACGTTCAATGAAGTTCTTACCGGGACCGGTATTTGCCAATATTCTCCTTGCGGATGAAATCAACCGTACTCCGCCTAAAACCCAAGCCGCACTTCTTCAAGCCATGCAGGAGAGAAAGGTAACTGTAGGCGGTGTTACTTATCCAATGGATCTGCCCTTCACAGTTCTTGCGACCCAGAACCCTATCGAGCAGGAGGGAACCTATCCTCTGCCTGAGGCGCAGCTTGACCGCTTTATGTTTTCGATACAGGTCGATTATCCTGCTCAGGAAGAGGAAGAGGAAATAGTAAAGGAGACAACCTCGGCTTATCTGCCGGAACTCGGCGAGGTTGTTTCGAAGGAGGATATTCTTGCATTCCAGGGGCTTCTGCGCCGCGTGCCTGTTTCGGACGCCTTGATAAAGGATGCGGTCGCTCTCGTAGCGAAGACTAGGCCGAACAAGGGGAATAAACTCGACTACATCAACTCGTACGTAAGCTGGGGTGCAGGCCCGCGAGCGTCGCAGTATCTGATTCTCGGTTCAAAGGCCCGCGCGATTCTTCGCGGCGAGCTTACACCCGGCGATGAAGACTTGAAGGCGATGGCACACCCGGTGCTGAGACACAGAATTGTGACCTCCTTCGCAGCAGAGGCTGATGGGGTAACGACAGACGACTTGGTTTCCAAGCTGCTTGTCGAGAAGTAA
- the rpiB gene encoding ribose 5-phosphate isomerase B: protein MKIVIGSDHRGFSLKSYLKDWFASKGYEVEDLGTDNLTTSDYPDYAISVARAISKNEGSLGILICGTGIGMSIAANKVNGIRAARVCSAKDAEMSKRHNNSNVLCIGADLVDELMAQRMITAWLEASFEGDRHQRRLSKISDFEKNIHDVG, encoded by the coding sequence ATGAAAATTGTAATAGGATCTGATCATAGGGGTTTTTCATTAAAAAGCTATCTTAAGGACTGGTTTGCGTCAAAAGGATATGAGGTGGAAGACCTGGGTACGGACAATTTGACGACATCGGATTACCCCGATTATGCCATTTCTGTAGCCCGGGCAATATCAAAGAATGAAGGAAGCCTTGGCATTCTTATATGTGGAACAGGAATAGGCATGTCAATAGCCGCAAATAAAGTAAACGGTATAAGGGCAGCACGAGTTTGTTCAGCAAAGGACGCAGAGATGTCCAAGCGACACAATAATTCTAACGTTCTTTGTATAGGCGCCGATTTGGTTGACGAGTTGATGGCTCAGCGCATGATTACCGCTTGGCTTGAAGCATCCTTTGAGGGAGATCGCCATCAGCGTCGATTATCCAAAATTTCCGACTTCGAAAAGAATATCCACGATGTGGGTTAA
- a CDS encoding T9SS type A sorting domain-containing protein gives MNSGEQTTDEGYIITGCGYFENSYIGLLLLKTDSLGYVGITEPVIPPVQSDWQVVSPVGPTVTLRYEKQPQGFHALMFDASGRKVDEIGSSLTSGEIVWGESFGPGVYFVRVESSHPSTKKIVLIR, from the coding sequence GTGAATTCAGGTGAACAAACCACAGATGAAGGCTACATTATTACAGGTTGTGGCTATTTTGAAAATAGCTATATCGGTCTCCTTCTCCTCAAGACCGACTCCCTTGGCTATGTAGGTATTACTGAACCCGTAATACCACCTGTCCAATCCGACTGGCAGGTAGTTTCTCCGGTCGGCCCAACTGTTACTTTGAGGTATGAAAAACAGCCCCAGGGGTTTCACGCCCTTATGTTCGACGCTTCGGGCCGCAAGGTAGATGAGATTGGCTCTTCCTTAACCTCAGGAGAAATTGTCTGGGGTGAGAGCTTCGGGCCGGGCGTCTACTTTGTGAGGGTTGAGTCCTCTCACCCTTCCACGAAAAAGATTGTATTAATCAGATGA
- a CDS encoding universal stress protein — protein sequence MFTKILVAVDGSDNSLRAAQTARDIAACMQSQITILYAAYIPPLYSVDIHPEVRDALHEDGRKILDAAAKVFKGTAIEPTERLVFDERPDEAILRLIEEDGFDLVILGSRGLHGKELEALGSTSLRVLDKATCPVLVVH from the coding sequence ATGTTTACTAAGATTCTCGTAGCCGTCGACGGCTCCGATAACTCGCTAAGGGCGGCCCAGACTGCAAGAGATATTGCCGCGTGCATGCAATCGCAGATAACCATTCTCTATGCAGCCTATATTCCTCCTTTGTACTCGGTGGACATCCATCCTGAGGTAAGGGATGCGCTTCATGAGGACGGTCGCAAGATACTTGACGCGGCAGCAAAGGTGTTCAAAGGCACAGCTATAGAACCGACCGAGAGGCTCGTGTTCGACGAGAGGCCCGATGAGGCGATTCTGAGATTGATTGAAGAAGACGGTTTCGATCTCGTTATACTCGGTTCAAGGGGACTCCACGGCAAAGAACTCGAGGCACTCGGGAGCACCTCGTTGCGCGTTCTGGACAAAGCTACATGCCCGGTTCTTGTGGTGCATTAG
- a CDS encoding zinc-dependent alcohol dehydrogenase family protein, whose amino-acid sequence MRAMILKKPAPAESRPLELAEMPLPEPAEGQVRLKVSFCGVCHTDLHTVEGNLALPRLPLIPGHEIVGRIDKVGKGVSEERLGERIGVPWLYETCGKCEFCKKGLENLCSGSRFTGYHVDGGYAEYVVAPSDSAYRIPDGLGDAQSAPLMCGGVIGYRALALSGAREGEILGLYGFGNSAHVTIQIANYLGLRVFVFSRTKGNRELAEGLGAEWTGAADDDPPERLDRGIIFAPAGSLVPQALGHLKPGGTLALAGITMSDIPAFPYELIYGERKLLSVANSTHEDVRRLLELSARIPVKTEVEVFCLEDANEVLLAMKESRIRGGAVLQCS is encoded by the coding sequence ATGAGAGCGATGATTCTAAAAAAACCAGCGCCTGCGGAGTCGAGACCTTTAGAGCTTGCTGAAATGCCTTTACCTGAGCCCGCTGAGGGTCAAGTACGACTAAAGGTCTCCTTTTGTGGAGTGTGCCATACGGATCTGCATACCGTTGAAGGCAACCTCGCTCTGCCCAGGCTTCCGCTGATTCCCGGCCACGAGATTGTAGGAAGGATTGACAAGGTTGGAAAAGGTGTTTCGGAAGAGAGATTGGGAGAGCGGATAGGAGTGCCCTGGCTTTACGAAACGTGCGGTAAATGCGAGTTTTGTAAAAAAGGTTTGGAGAATCTGTGCTCGGGTTCGAGATTTACAGGCTACCACGTTGACGGCGGTTATGCGGAGTACGTCGTTGCGCCGTCGGATTCAGCCTACAGAATACCGGATGGGCTAGGCGATGCCCAGTCAGCACCGTTAATGTGCGGAGGAGTAATCGGGTACCGCGCACTAGCGCTCTCAGGAGCAAGGGAAGGGGAGATATTGGGATTGTATGGTTTCGGCAATTCGGCCCACGTAACGATCCAAATAGCGAACTACCTAGGGCTAAGGGTGTTTGTCTTCTCAAGAACAAAGGGAAATCGCGAACTTGCTGAGGGTCTGGGCGCCGAATGGACAGGCGCAGCCGATGACGACCCACCGGAACGTTTGGATAGAGGCATAATATTCGCTCCGGCTGGCTCGCTTGTTCCTCAAGCTCTTGGGCATTTAAAGCCAGGCGGAACGCTCGCTCTTGCCGGCATAACGATGTCCGATATCCCTGCATTCCCTTACGAACTGATCTACGGCGAACGCAAGCTCCTATCTGTGGCGAACAGCACGCACGAGGACGTAAGAAGACTCCTTGAACTTTCGGCAAGAATACCTGTAAAAACCGAGGTAGAGGTCTTCTGTCTTGAAGATGCCAACGAAGTTCTGCTCGCGATGAAGGAAAGCCGAATACGCGGTGGTGCAGTACTTCAGTGTTCTTGA
- a CDS encoding GIY-YIG nuclease family protein yields the protein MLFLSKKNAQGNEAWYVYILQCSDGSFYAGVAKDVIARLREHNSGKGARYTRSRRPCLLRFFERHPSRSSAQTEEARIKQMTREEKLAFLSRCPVE from the coding sequence ATGTTGTTTCTGAGTAAAAAAAATGCCCAGGGTAACGAAGCTTGGTACGTCTATATCCTTCAATGCTCGGATGGTTCCTTCTATGCAGGCGTGGCAAAGGACGTTATTGCCAGACTTCGAGAGCACAACTCCGGCAAAGGCGCGCGCTACACTCGAAGCCGTCGTCCCTGCCTCCTGCGGTTCTTCGAGCGCCATCCATCGCGTTCGAGCGCACAGACCGAGGAAGCACGCATCAAACAAATGACGCGCGAGGAAAAGCTTGCATTCTTGAGCCGCTGTCCTGTCGAATAA
- a CDS encoding T9SS type A sorting domain-containing protein: MKKIFITFFAAIVGALAVEWDIEQVTPASEPYNFYPVLALDDQGFAYILYYQWNETPELRVASNATGAWKTRRVTHLTEAFGDIFSIDVDSKGHPYVTYMDSAGPGKYDIFLATDTTGMFVAENLTDDEAYQSSPVLRLYHNYNPHLIYVSEMQLWFGIDNGFDFYNEQVCDNYLQEEWYVGSDYALDPEGGGSAFYIGDDGFLWCASTGVPLASSLPLWAMHKLTDTESFWPSVHSEFFTMHVAYVSGIYPNRIHYISGSGMDWVDEPASTEGLEETMNERPSIALGADYDPHIVWMRSLQVNDTVWQYDLYYTHKTQSGWVEEAVTSTSERDEKPGYGHYFAIDSKGYGHIVWSAPDSVDWIDHIFHAKSRTPIATGIVETPLPPSNSLSMFADGSRIRFELAYSSIIRLSLYDASGRKVQDIATGFYPAGQNEITVNSSALPTGVYFARLESQMGFVNAKFVITR; this comes from the coding sequence ATGAAAAAAATCTTCATTACATTTTTTGCCGCTATCGTGGGGGCTTTGGCAGTGGAGTGGGATATTGAGCAGGTAACACCTGCATCCGAGCCCTACAACTTCTATCCTGTGCTTGCTCTTGATGATCAGGGATTCGCATACATCCTCTATTATCAGTGGAACGAAACACCCGAACTCAGGGTGGCATCCAATGCAACCGGCGCATGGAAGACGAGACGGGTTACACACTTGACCGAGGCTTTTGGAGATATTTTCAGCATCGATGTCGACTCAAAGGGTCATCCCTATGTCACTTACATGGACTCGGCAGGTCCGGGTAAGTACGACATATTCCTGGCAACAGATACCACGGGCATGTTCGTCGCGGAGAATCTTACGGATGACGAAGCCTACCAGTCCTCGCCGGTTCTGCGTCTTTATCACAACTATAACCCCCATCTTATTTACGTATCCGAGATGCAGCTCTGGTTTGGAATCGACAACGGGTTCGACTTCTACAACGAACAGGTATGCGATAACTATCTCCAGGAAGAATGGTACGTCGGAAGCGATTACGCGCTCGACCCGGAGGGCGGCGGTTCGGCATTCTACATTGGTGATGACGGTTTCTTGTGGTGTGCATCTACAGGTGTCCCCCTTGCCTCAAGCTTGCCCCTTTGGGCTATGCACAAGTTGACCGATACGGAAAGCTTCTGGCCTTCTGTGCATAGCGAGTTCTTCACGATGCATGTAGCGTACGTATCCGGGATATATCCCAATAGAATCCATTACATCAGCGGTTCGGGCATGGACTGGGTTGATGAACCCGCCTCCACCGAAGGCCTGGAGGAAACTATGAACGAGCGGCCGTCTATCGCGCTCGGGGCAGATTACGACCCGCACATCGTCTGGATGCGGTCGCTGCAAGTAAACGACACGGTATGGCAGTACGATCTCTATTACACGCACAAAACCCAGTCGGGCTGGGTCGAAGAGGCGGTAACATCCACGTCGGAGAGAGACGAGAAGCCGGGCTACGGACACTACTTTGCGATAGACTCCAAGGGCTACGGTCACATAGTCTGGTCTGCGCCCGACTCCGTTGACTGGATAGACCACATCTTCCATGCAAAATCCAGGACACCGATTGCGACAGGTATAGTCGAGACCCCACTGCCCCCTAGTAATTCCCTCTCCATGTTTGCAGACGGGTCTCGAATCCGTTTCGAACTTGCCTACTCCTCCATTATCCGCCTCTCGCTCTACGACGCTTCAGGCAGAAAAGTTCAGGATATCGCCACCGGTTTCTACCCCGCCGGTC